From Paraburkholderia fungorum, the proteins below share one genomic window:
- a CDS encoding M14 family zinc carboxypeptidase: MKPLSFLPDSFAEYEDLKAILDQGSASFEIHTACETSVRGRNFAVYTASIGSTDPLAPAIGFFGGIHGLERIGSQLVLDYMRALLARLEWDELLVRQLQSIRLIFVPIVNPGGMWASTRANPNGVDLMRNAPQNADERVPLLAGGQRVGAWLPWYRGREGGPMEAEAAALLQVVETQLNTRPLSIALDCHSGYGWRDSIWFPYARTRKLMPHLPEMYVLKTMFERAHPHHGYAFEPQSHQYLLHGDLWDFAYDRAPADNIFLPMTLELGSWLWIKKNPRQLFSRQGMFNPVKAHRTERVLRRHANLLDFLARAAFSSQRWLPLGHRREQLLQSAIDHWYSPVVA; the protein is encoded by the coding sequence ATGAAGCCTTTGAGCTTTCTCCCCGACAGTTTTGCAGAGTACGAAGATCTCAAAGCGATCCTCGACCAGGGCAGCGCCAGCTTTGAAATCCACACCGCCTGCGAGACGTCGGTGCGCGGCCGGAACTTCGCCGTCTACACCGCGAGCATCGGCTCGACCGATCCGCTCGCGCCGGCTATCGGCTTTTTCGGCGGCATCCACGGACTGGAGCGGATTGGCTCGCAACTCGTGCTCGATTACATGCGCGCGCTGCTCGCCCGCCTCGAATGGGACGAACTGCTGGTGCGGCAACTGCAATCGATCCGGCTGATCTTCGTGCCGATCGTCAATCCGGGCGGCATGTGGGCGTCCACGCGCGCCAATCCGAACGGCGTCGATCTGATGCGCAACGCGCCGCAGAACGCCGACGAACGCGTGCCGCTGCTTGCGGGCGGCCAGCGTGTGGGCGCGTGGCTGCCGTGGTATCGCGGCCGCGAAGGCGGTCCGATGGAAGCGGAGGCTGCTGCGTTGCTGCAGGTGGTCGAAACGCAATTGAACACGCGCCCGTTGAGCATCGCGCTCGATTGCCACTCGGGCTACGGCTGGCGCGACAGCATCTGGTTTCCGTACGCGCGTACCCGCAAGCTGATGCCGCATCTGCCGGAAATGTACGTGCTGAAAACCATGTTCGAGCGTGCGCATCCGCATCACGGCTACGCGTTCGAGCCGCAGAGCCATCAATACCTGCTGCATGGCGACCTATGGGATTTCGCGTACGACCGCGCGCCCGCCGACAACATCTTCCTGCCGATGACGCTCGAACTCGGCTCGTGGCTGTGGATCAAGAAGAATCCGCGCCAATTGTTCTCGCGGCAGGGCATGTTCAATCCGGTCAAGGCGCACCGCACCGAGCGCGTGTTGCGGCGTCACGCGAATCTGCTCGACTTTCTGGCGCGCGCGGCGTTTTCGTCGCAGCGCTGGTTGCCGCTGGGCCATCGCCGCGAGCAACTGCTGCAAAGCGCAATCGACCACTGGTACAGCCCGGTGGTCGCATGA
- a CDS encoding sensor histidine kinase → MNLTLTQRLSLVFSALLLACCGASAWLQIRSSDLHEMEVVQNLSKNLADHIAHRTTLMDANGLRPDAVRQLFGQLMMVNPSVEVYLLDNQGRIQGDDAPAGHVKREQVDLAPIRRFIAGDALPILGDDPRSLDGRKVFSAAPLQTNGQPPSGYIYVVLLGEEHDALAARVAASSVLRTTLWSMALVALLGLLAGLTAFGLITRPLRRLTDAMRRFDAEGEPDTQPSVPRSAPAGRRDEIAVLEATFAQMAKRIGEQWRALTRQDQQRRELIANISHDLRTPLTSLHGYLETLSLKAGTLGETERSRYLAIALAQSVKVGRLAQSLFELARLEHGNVQPVFEQFSLVDLVQDVFQKFELPAEARHIQLRAGIPPRLPSVCADLGMIERVLTNLLDNAIRHTPRDGAIDVDLASEDGKVSVTVSDTGPGIPVELREGLFERPFSLSGGHRGGGLGLLIVQRMLQLHRSQIRLLDRDGTGTAFRFELPTTEKPATADSKL, encoded by the coding sequence GTGAACCTCACGCTGACCCAGCGGCTCTCGCTCGTCTTTTCCGCGTTGCTGCTCGCATGCTGCGGCGCGTCGGCGTGGCTGCAAATCCGCTCCAGCGATCTGCACGAAATGGAAGTCGTGCAGAACCTGTCGAAGAACCTCGCCGACCACATCGCGCACCGCACCACGCTGATGGACGCGAACGGTTTGCGGCCCGACGCGGTGCGTCAGCTGTTCGGCCAGTTGATGATGGTCAATCCGAGCGTCGAGGTGTATCTGCTCGACAATCAAGGCCGCATTCAGGGCGACGACGCTCCCGCCGGTCACGTCAAGCGCGAACAGGTGGACCTCGCGCCGATCCGGCGTTTCATCGCGGGCGACGCGCTGCCGATTCTCGGCGACGACCCGCGCAGCCTCGACGGCAGGAAGGTGTTCAGCGCCGCGCCGTTGCAGACCAACGGCCAGCCGCCGTCCGGTTATATCTACGTGGTGCTGCTCGGCGAAGAGCACGATGCGCTCGCCGCGCGCGTAGCCGCCAGCTCGGTGTTGCGCACCACGTTGTGGTCGATGGCGCTGGTTGCGTTGCTGGGGTTGCTCGCCGGTCTGACCGCGTTCGGTCTGATCACGCGTCCGCTGCGCCGTCTCACCGACGCGATGCGGCGCTTCGATGCGGAAGGCGAGCCCGACACGCAGCCGAGCGTGCCGCGCTCCGCGCCCGCCGGGCGGCGCGACGAAATCGCGGTGCTGGAGGCCACGTTCGCGCAGATGGCGAAGCGGATCGGCGAACAATGGCGCGCGCTGACGCGTCAGGATCAGCAGCGGCGCGAACTGATCGCCAATATTTCGCACGACCTGCGCACGCCGCTGACGTCGCTGCACGGTTATCTGGAAACGTTGTCGCTGAAGGCCGGCACGCTCGGCGAGACCGAGCGCTCGCGTTATCTGGCGATCGCGCTCGCGCAAAGCGTCAAGGTGGGGCGGCTCGCGCAGTCGCTATTCGAACTGGCGCGGCTCGAACACGGCAACGTGCAGCCGGTGTTCGAGCAGTTCTCGCTGGTCGATCTCGTGCAGGACGTGTTCCAGAAGTTCGAGTTGCCGGCCGAGGCTCGGCATATCCAGTTGCGCGCGGGTATTCCGCCGCGTTTGCCGAGCGTATGCGCCGATCTGGGGATGATCGAACGCGTGCTGACCAACCTGCTCGACAACGCGATTCGCCATACACCGCGCGACGGCGCCATCGACGTCGATCTGGCGAGCGAGGACGGCAAGGTTTCCGTCACCGTCAGCGATACCGGGCCGGGCATTCCGGTGGAACTGCGCGAAGGGTTGTTCGAGCGGCCGTTCAGTTTGAGCGGTGGGCATCGCGGCGGCGGGCTCGGTCTGCTGATCGTGCAGCGGATGCTGCAACTGCATCGCAGCCAGATACGCCTGCTCGATCGCGACGGCACGGGTACGGCGTTCCGCTTCGAATTGCCGACCACGGAGAAACCGGCCACCGCAGATTCAAAGCTTTGA
- the msrB gene encoding peptide-methionine (R)-S-oxide reductase MsrB — MQRRRRFLLSAFSGAAALAALTATGRWRALAATPADAAKPGEHFPFTRTDEQWRKSLTADQYAVLRQEGTERPYTSPLNNEHRVGTFACAGCQLDVFPSRTKFDSHTGWPSFWAPLDHAVATRSDSSFAMSRTEVHCVRCGGHLGHVFDDGPQPTGLRYCMNGVAMTFTPA, encoded by the coding sequence ATGCAACGCAGAAGGCGCTTCCTTTTATCCGCATTTTCCGGCGCGGCGGCGCTTGCCGCGCTGACGGCCACGGGCCGCTGGCGCGCACTCGCCGCCACGCCCGCCGATGCTGCCAAACCCGGCGAGCATTTCCCGTTCACCCGCACCGACGAGCAATGGCGCAAGTCGCTGACGGCGGACCAGTATGCCGTACTGCGGCAGGAAGGCACGGAGCGTCCGTACACCAGCCCGCTGAACAACGAGCACCGCGTGGGCACGTTCGCCTGCGCGGGATGCCAGCTCGATGTTTTCCCGTCGCGCACGAAGTTCGACAGTCATACCGGCTGGCCGAGTTTCTGGGCGCCGCTCGATCACGCAGTGGCGACCCGCTCGGACAGTTCGTTCGCGATGTCGCGCACGGAAGTGCATTGCGTGCGCTGCGGCGGCCACCTCGGCCATGTGTTCGATGACGGCCCGCAACCGACCGGCCTGCGCTACTGCATGAACGGCGTCGCGATGACCTTCACGCCTGCCTGA
- a CDS encoding alpha/beta fold hydrolase — translation MSTWILLRGLTRETRHWGRLPEVLREAVGNDRLLLLDLPGNGEFAHLRAPSNVAGMVDFVRDAALQMDVPGPYCVLAMSLGGMVATDWAQRFPGEIERLVLINTSMRPFSRMQERLRPSAWPGLVDVAAHWRDAPRAEREIHRLTCNETGALNADLDTWCEIRRSAPVSRGNAWRQLWAAARFAAASSQPSCPLLILSSRADNLVDPTCSAKLAAAWSARHREHPWAGHDLPHDDPAWTAEQLHAWLSDAPTKAAPGHVS, via the coding sequence ATGAGCACGTGGATTCTGCTGCGCGGACTGACGCGCGAAACGCGTCATTGGGGACGCCTGCCTGAGGTGTTGCGTGAAGCGGTCGGCAATGACCGGTTGCTGCTGCTCGACCTTCCCGGCAATGGCGAATTCGCACACTTGCGCGCGCCGTCCAACGTAGCGGGGATGGTCGATTTTGTCCGCGATGCTGCGCTGCAAATGGACGTACCCGGCCCATATTGCGTGCTGGCGATGTCGCTCGGCGGCATGGTCGCGACCGACTGGGCGCAACGCTTCCCCGGCGAGATCGAACGGCTGGTGTTGATCAACACCAGCATGCGGCCTTTCAGCCGTATGCAGGAACGGCTGCGCCCGTCGGCGTGGCCGGGCCTCGTCGATGTCGCGGCCCACTGGCGCGACGCGCCGCGCGCGGAGCGTGAGATTCATCGTCTGACGTGCAATGAAACCGGTGCGCTAAACGCCGATCTCGACACGTGGTGCGAAATCCGCCGCAGCGCGCCCGTGAGCCGTGGCAATGCATGGCGGCAACTGTGGGCCGCCGCGCGCTTTGCGGCGGCTTCGTCGCAACCGTCGTGCCCGCTGCTGATTCTCTCTTCCCGCGCAGACAATCTGGTCGATCCGACGTGCTCGGCGAAACTCGCAGCGGCGTGGAGCGCCCGGCATCGCGAGCATCCGTGGGCCGGTCACGACCTGCCGCACGACGACCCGGCGTGGACCGCTGAGCAACTCCACGCATGGCTCTCCGACGCGCCGACGAAAGCTGCGCCCGGACACGTGAGCTAG
- a CDS encoding DMT family transporter, with the protein MESLVVLLVLLSALLHATWNAFLHLSEDRVWLLGMMAIPYIAVSAVGVIVLPMPAPAAWPYIIASVVLEFGYLLALIRAYKSGDFGQIYPIARGLSPMLVFAGALVFAHEALKPLAAVGVALVSLGIVSLAFRRGMRFSGESVPFALLTGLFISAYSVVDGIGARVAGNGLSYIMWVYLIWNIPQFLLAWHWRGGARGLFIGRAVVLKGIAAGVLALSAYCLIIEAYRYLPIATVSALREMSSIFAVLIGWLFMREKLTPRRIVACALVTLGAVLIRI; encoded by the coding sequence ATGGAATCCCTTGTCGTTCTGTTAGTCCTGCTTTCCGCCCTCCTTCACGCCACCTGGAACGCATTCCTGCATCTGTCCGAAGACCGGGTCTGGCTGCTCGGCATGATGGCGATTCCGTATATCGCCGTCAGCGCCGTCGGCGTGATCGTGCTGCCGATGCCCGCGCCCGCTGCGTGGCCTTACATCATCGCGTCGGTGGTGCTGGAGTTCGGCTATCTGCTGGCGTTGATCCGCGCATACAAAAGCGGCGACTTCGGGCAGATCTATCCGATCGCGCGTGGTCTTTCGCCGATGCTGGTGTTCGCCGGCGCGTTGGTGTTCGCGCACGAAGCGCTCAAGCCGCTCGCGGCGGTCGGTGTGGCGCTGGTGTCGCTCGGCATCGTGTCGCTGGCGTTTCGCCGGGGCATGCGCTTTTCCGGCGAAAGCGTGCCGTTCGCGCTGCTGACGGGCCTGTTCATCTCAGCGTATTCGGTGGTGGACGGAATCGGCGCGCGCGTCGCAGGCAACGGGCTCAGCTACATCATGTGGGTCTATCTGATCTGGAATATCCCGCAGTTTCTGCTCGCGTGGCACTGGCGCGGCGGAGCCAGGGGGCTTTTCATCGGACGCGCGGTGGTGCTCAAGGGGATCGCGGCGGGCGTGCTGGCACTCAGCGCGTATTGCCTGATTATCGAGGCGTACCGCTATCTGCCGATTGCGACGGTGTCCGCGCTGCGCGAGATGAGTTCGATCTTCGCGGTGCTGATTGGCTGGCTGTTCATGCGCGAAAAATTGACGCCACGGCGGATCGTCGCGTGCGCGCTGGTGACGCTGGGCGCGGTGCTGATCCGCATCTGA
- a CDS encoding response regulator transcription factor, which produces MDHPKRILIVEDDVDIANVLSLHLRDERYEVVHSADGNEGLRLLEQGGWDALILDLMLPGVDGLEICRRARAMTRYTPIIITSARSSEVHRILGLELGADDYLAKPFSVLELVARVKALLRRVEAMAKDSRIDAGSLHIAGLKIDPLTREAAVDGSPIELTPREFDLLYYFAQHPGKVFSRMDLLNAVWGYQHEGYEHTVNTHINRLRAKIEADPAQPERILTVWGRGYKLAVPGETPAPASAHKDAP; this is translated from the coding sequence ATGGACCATCCGAAGCGCATCCTGATCGTCGAAGACGACGTCGACATCGCCAACGTGCTGAGCCTGCATCTGCGCGACGAGCGCTATGAAGTCGTGCACAGCGCCGACGGCAACGAAGGCTTGCGACTGCTGGAGCAGGGTGGCTGGGACGCGCTGATCCTCGACCTGATGCTGCCGGGCGTCGACGGTCTGGAAATCTGCCGCCGCGCCCGGGCGATGACGCGCTACACGCCGATCATCATCACCAGCGCGCGGTCGAGCGAAGTCCACCGGATTCTCGGCCTCGAACTCGGCGCCGACGATTACCTCGCGAAGCCGTTTTCGGTGCTCGAACTGGTGGCGCGGGTCAAGGCCTTGCTGCGGCGCGTCGAGGCCATGGCGAAAGATTCGCGGATCGACGCTGGCAGTCTGCACATCGCCGGTCTGAAGATCGATCCGCTGACGCGCGAAGCCGCGGTGGACGGCTCGCCGATTGAACTGACACCGCGCGAATTCGACCTGCTGTACTACTTCGCGCAGCATCCCGGCAAGGTCTTTTCGCGGATGGACCTGCTCAACGCGGTGTGGGGTTATCAGCACGAAGGCTACGAGCACACGGTCAACACGCACATCAACCGGCTGCGCGCGAAGATCGAGGCCGATCCGGCGCAGCCCGAGCGCATCCTCACGGTCTGGGGACGCGGCTACAAGCTGGCCGTGCCCGGCGAAACGCCCGCACCGGCCTCTGCTCACAAGGACGCGCCGTGA
- a CDS encoding NAD-glutamate dehydrogenase: MQAKNEEAVTHLLNDVVEFARGRLPEPTFNVVEPFLRHYYDFVDADDLQSRSIADLYGAALAHWQTAQRFVPGAQRLRVYNPILEQHGWHSDHTVIEIVNDDMPFLVDSVSMAVNGQGLALHSVVHPVFRIWRGVDGSIERVSQGSEDAADTRSHLTSFIHFEVDRCGDAAKLDALRDDIAKVLGDVRAAVEDWPKIVELARATSRNMKAAEAGPDGVEARAFLEWMVADHFTFLGQRDYDLVQHDGGYGLRAVPGSGLGILRDALRPTGATEVTALPPAAAQVIASASPIFLTKANARATVHRPGYLDYVGIKLTGADGKVTGERRFIGLYTSTAYFVSAAEIPIVRRKCANIVRRAGFLPKGHLAKSLVTVLETYPRDELFQADEDQLYDIALGVLRLQEHQRTRLFVRRDRFDRFVSCLVFVPRDKYNTDLRQRIANLLADAFNGESVEFTPLLSESTLARIHFVVHAKPGGMPDVDTRELEARLVQVSRRWQDDLADALLDSYGEEHGNRLLQLYGDSFPAGYRDDYPARTAVRDIELIERVQGSERLAMNLYRPIESGPRAFRFKVYRTGSPIALSRSLPMLEHLGVRVDEERPYLIEAQDATPAWIHDFGLELADDAEFDIERVKDLFEEAFEQVWTGAIESDDFNRLVLRAQLNAREVTILRAYAKYLRQVGSTFSDAYIERAVTGNPAIARMLVELFIARFDPVFGDTREARVDGWLHTIDSALDQVPNLDEDRILRQFLGVIKATKRTNYYRYDAEGHPKPYLSFKFDPSQVPGLPEPKPMFEIWVYSPRVEGVHLRGGRVARGGLRWSDRREDFRTEVLGLMKAQMVKNVVIVPVGSKGGFVVKNPPPQSERDAWMREGVACYQTFLRGLLDLTDNLAGTTVVPPPDVVRHDPDDPYLVVAADKGTATFSDYANAISQEYGFWLDDAFASGGSVGYDHKKMAITARGAWESVKRHFREMSVDTQTMDFTVVGVGDMSGDVFGNGMLLSPHIKLVAAFDHRHIFLDPNPDPAVSLAERARLFNLDRSSWADYDPSLISAGGGVFPRSAKTIPLSPAVQAVLGIGTPALAPAELMRAILQAPVDLLYNGGIGTYVKASRETHLQVGDRANDAIRVNGADLRCKVVAEGGNLGLTQHGRIEFAQRGGRINTDAIDNSAGVDCSDHEVNIKILLGLVVADGEMTGKQRNVLLAEMTDEVGLLVLQDNYYQTQALSIAGRYGVELLDAEARLMRYLERAGRLNRVIEFLPTDDEVAERQAAKQGLTTPERAVLLAYSKMWLYDALLDSSMPEDPLVSDTLVEYFPKPLRQRFSEPMQRHPLRREILATHLTNALVNRVGCEFVHRLMEETDAQPGDIVRACIMARDVFDLDDVWRSIDALDNRVADDVQARMFVEVARLVERSALWFLRQLQSGAVGDDVAGLLARCRDAAQRLAPQWPALLPAADLEVLSERQRVLADAGVDSELAVRIASGEISAALLDIAEVASTCGRSLELVAGVYFELGTLLNYSWISERAAALPAPTHWDMLARASALAELARLKRALTTSALADADDASTPDALVEAWREKRAAQLERYARLLADLRATGGASLSMLLVIVREMAVLERA; encoded by the coding sequence ATGCAAGCCAAGAACGAAGAAGCGGTCACGCACTTGCTGAACGATGTCGTCGAATTTGCGCGCGGGCGGCTGCCCGAGCCGACCTTCAACGTCGTCGAGCCCTTTCTGCGGCACTACTACGATTTCGTCGATGCCGACGATCTGCAAAGCCGCTCCATCGCCGATCTTTACGGCGCGGCGCTCGCGCACTGGCAAACCGCGCAGCGCTTCGTGCCCGGCGCGCAACGGTTGCGCGTGTATAACCCGATCCTCGAACAGCACGGCTGGCATTCCGATCACACGGTGATCGAGATCGTCAACGACGACATGCCGTTTCTGGTCGATTCCGTGTCGATGGCGGTCAACGGTCAAGGACTCGCGCTGCATTCGGTCGTGCATCCGGTGTTCCGCATCTGGCGCGGTGTGGACGGCAGTATCGAGCGCGTCAGTCAGGGCTCCGAAGATGCCGCCGACACGCGCTCGCATCTGACATCGTTTATTCATTTCGAAGTGGATCGTTGCGGCGACGCCGCAAAGCTCGACGCGTTGCGCGACGACATCGCGAAGGTGCTGGGCGACGTGCGCGCGGCAGTGGAGGACTGGCCGAAGATCGTCGAACTAGCGCGCGCGACCAGCAGGAACATGAAGGCCGCCGAAGCGGGGCCGGATGGCGTGGAAGCACGCGCCTTCCTCGAATGGATGGTGGCCGATCATTTCACCTTTCTCGGCCAGCGCGACTACGATCTCGTGCAGCACGACGGCGGCTATGGATTGCGCGCGGTGCCCGGCTCCGGGCTCGGCATTCTGCGCGACGCGTTGCGTCCCACCGGAGCAACCGAGGTCACCGCGTTGCCGCCCGCCGCGGCTCAGGTGATCGCGAGCGCGTCGCCGATCTTTCTCACCAAGGCCAACGCGCGGGCTACCGTGCACCGGCCCGGCTATCTGGATTACGTCGGCATCAAGCTGACCGGCGCGGACGGCAAGGTGACCGGCGAACGGCGCTTCATCGGGCTCTATACGTCCACCGCGTATTTCGTGTCGGCGGCGGAAATTCCGATCGTGCGGCGCAAATGCGCAAATATCGTGAGACGGGCTGGTTTCCTGCCAAAAGGTCATCTGGCGAAATCGCTGGTGACCGTGCTCGAAACCTATCCGCGAGACGAACTGTTTCAGGCCGACGAAGATCAGCTCTACGACATCGCGCTAGGGGTGCTGCGTTTGCAGGAGCATCAGCGCACGCGCCTGTTCGTGCGGCGCGATCGTTTCGACCGCTTCGTGTCGTGTCTCGTGTTCGTGCCGCGCGACAAGTACAACACCGATCTGCGGCAACGTATCGCTAATCTTCTCGCCGACGCGTTCAACGGAGAGAGCGTCGAGTTCACGCCGCTGCTGTCGGAATCGACGCTCGCGCGCATCCACTTCGTCGTGCATGCGAAGCCTGGCGGCATGCCCGATGTCGATACGCGCGAACTCGAAGCGCGACTCGTGCAGGTGTCGCGCCGCTGGCAGGACGATCTCGCTGACGCGTTGCTCGATTCGTATGGCGAAGAACACGGCAACCGGCTTCTGCAACTTTATGGCGACTCGTTTCCCGCCGGATATCGCGACGATTATCCGGCTCGCACGGCGGTGCGCGATATCGAATTGATCGAACGCGTGCAGGGCAGCGAGCGGCTCGCAATGAACCTGTATCGCCCGATCGAATCGGGACCGCGTGCGTTCCGCTTCAAGGTGTATCGCACGGGTTCGCCGATCGCGCTGTCGCGCAGTTTGCCGATGCTCGAACATCTCGGTGTACGGGTCGACGAAGAACGGCCGTATCTGATCGAAGCGCAGGATGCAACGCCTGCGTGGATTCACGACTTCGGCCTCGAACTCGCGGACGATGCAGAGTTCGACATAGAGCGCGTCAAGGATCTGTTCGAGGAAGCGTTCGAGCAGGTGTGGACCGGCGCAATTGAAAGCGACGATTTCAACCGCCTCGTCTTGCGCGCGCAACTGAATGCGCGCGAGGTGACGATCCTGCGCGCGTATGCGAAGTATTTGCGGCAGGTCGGATCGACCTTCAGCGATGCGTATATCGAGCGTGCGGTGACCGGCAACCCGGCAATTGCGCGGATGCTGGTCGAACTGTTTATCGCACGCTTCGATCCGGTGTTCGGCGACACACGCGAGGCACGCGTGGACGGCTGGCTGCATACGATCGACAGCGCACTCGATCAGGTGCCCAATCTCGACGAGGACCGCATCCTGCGGCAGTTCCTCGGCGTCATCAAGGCGACCAAGCGCACGAATTACTATCGCTACGATGCAGAGGGTCATCCGAAGCCGTATCTGTCGTTCAAGTTCGATCCGTCGCAAGTGCCCGGTTTGCCCGAACCCAAACCGATGTTCGAGATATGGGTGTATTCACCGCGCGTCGAGGGCGTGCATCTGCGCGGCGGACGTGTCGCGCGTGGCGGATTGCGCTGGTCGGACCGGCGCGAAGATTTCCGCACGGAAGTGCTCGGCCTGATGAAAGCGCAGATGGTGAAGAACGTGGTGATCGTGCCGGTCGGCTCGAAGGGCGGCTTCGTCGTGAAGAATCCGCCGCCGCAAAGCGAGCGCGATGCGTGGATGCGCGAAGGCGTCGCGTGCTATCAGACGTTCCTGCGCGGACTGCTCGATCTGACCGACAACCTCGCGGGCACGACCGTCGTGCCGCCGCCCGACGTGGTGCGGCATGATCCCGACGATCCCTACCTCGTGGTCGCCGCCGACAAAGGCACGGCCACCTTCTCCGACTACGCGAACGCGATTTCGCAGGAATACGGTTTCTGGCTCGACGATGCGTTTGCGTCGGGCGGCTCGGTCGGTTACGACCACAAGAAAATGGCGATTACCGCGCGCGGCGCGTGGGAATCGGTCAAGCGGCACTTTCGCGAAATGAGCGTCGACACGCAGACGATGGACTTCACCGTGGTCGGCGTGGGCGATATGTCGGGCGACGTATTCGGCAACGGCATGCTGTTGTCGCCGCATATCAAACTCGTGGCCGCGTTTGATCACCGGCATATTTTTCTCGATCCGAATCCCGATCCTGCAGTGAGCCTTGCCGAGCGTGCGCGGCTTTTCAATCTCGATCGATCGAGTTGGGCCGATTACGATCCGTCGCTGATCTCGGCGGGCGGCGGCGTGTTTCCGCGCAGCGCAAAGACGATTCCGTTATCGCCCGCGGTGCAGGCCGTGCTCGGCATCGGCACACCTGCGCTCGCGCCGGCGGAGTTGATGCGTGCGATTTTGCAGGCGCCGGTCGATCTGCTCTATAACGGCGGCATCGGTACTTATGTGAAAGCGAGCCGCGAGACGCATCTGCAAGTCGGCGACCGAGCGAACGATGCGATCCGTGTCAATGGCGCCGATCTGCGCTGCAAGGTGGTGGCCGAAGGCGGCAATCTCGGTTTGACGCAACACGGGCGCATTGAATTCGCGCAGCGCGGCGGCCGCATCAATACCGATGCAATCGATAACTCCGCGGGCGTCGATTGCTCGGACCACGAAGTGAACATCAAGATTCTGCTCGGGCTGGTCGTCGCCGATGGAGAAATGACCGGGAAACAGCGCAATGTACTGCTCGCCGAAATGACCGACGAAGTCGGGCTGCTCGTGTTGCAGGACAACTACTACCAGACTCAGGCGCTGTCGATTGCGGGCCGCTATGGTGTCGAATTGCTCGATGCCGAAGCGCGGCTGATGCGCTATCTCGAACGCGCGGGACGCCTGAATCGTGTGATCGAATTCCTGCCGACCGATGACGAAGTCGCCGAACGTCAGGCGGCAAAGCAAGGCCTGACGACGCCCGAACGCGCGGTGCTGCTCGCGTACAGCAAGATGTGGCTGTACGACGCGCTGCTCGACTCGTCGATGCCGGAAGACCCGCTCGTTAGCGACACGCTGGTCGAGTACTTCCCGAAGCCGCTGCGGCAGCGTTTCAGTGAGCCGATGCAACGTCACCCGTTGCGCCGCGAAATTCTCGCGACGCACCTGACGAATGCGCTGGTGAATCGCGTGGGTTGCGAGTTCGTGCATCGGCTGATGGAGGAAACCGATGCGCAGCCGGGCGATATTGTTCGCGCCTGCATCATGGCGCGCGACGTGTTCGATCTCGACGACGTATGGCGCAGCATCGACGCGCTCGACAATCGCGTCGCCGACGATGTGCAGGCGCGCATGTTCGTCGAAGTCGCGCGGCTGGTCGAGCGCTCGGCGCTGTGGTTCCTGCGGCAATTGCAGTCGGGCGCGGTCGGCGACGATGTAGCGGGCCTGCTCGCGCGATGCCGCGATGCCGCGCAACGTCTTGCACCGCAATGGCCCGCGCTTTTGCCGGCCGCCGATCTGGAGGTGTTGTCCGAGCGTCAACGTGTGCTTGCCGATGCCGGCGTAGACAGCGAACTCGCGGTACGGATCGCGAGCGGCGAGATATCGGCGGCATTGCTCGATATTGCCGAAGTGGCATCGACTTGCGGGCGTAGTCTCGAACTCGTCGCGGGCGTGTATTTCGAGCTTGGCACATTGCTGAATTACAGCTGGATCAGCGAGCGCGCAGCCGCATTGCCCGCGCCCACGCATTGGGACATGCTGGCGCGCGCGTCGGCGTTGGCCGAACTCGCGCGGCTGAAACGCGCGCTGACCACGAGCGCCCTCGCCGATGCCGACGATGCTTCGACACCCGATGCACTGGTCGAAGCGTGGCGCGAAAAACGTGCCGCGCAACTCGAACGCTATGCGCGCTTGCTGGCCGATTTGCGCGCGACGGGAGGCGCGAGTCTGTCGATGCTGCTGGTGATCGTGCGGGAGATGGCGGTGCTCGAACGAGCCTGA